One Candidatus Binataceae bacterium DNA segment encodes these proteins:
- a CDS encoding response regulator, protein MVKALIIDDSPFARRVIRHHLTNFGCKVMGEAENAAQALEQFHEFKPDLVTLDVMMPEVGGYDSLRLFHEMRTASPELAVVVVSAVPFGKIRDSFLTEGALAYVVKPFNRFSFEPVRQKLVRVFHRNVA, encoded by the coding sequence GTGGTAAAAGCCCTCATCATCGATGACTCACCCTTCGCCCGGCGGGTGATTCGGCATCATCTGACGAATTTCGGCTGCAAGGTGATGGGCGAGGCGGAGAACGCGGCGCAGGCGCTGGAGCAGTTTCACGAGTTCAAGCCCGATTTGGTAACGCTTGACGTCATGATGCCGGAAGTCGGCGGTTACGATAGCTTGCGACTGTTTCACGAGATGCGCACGGCCAGCCCGGAACTGGCGGTGGTCGTGGTGAGTGCGGTACCGTTCGGCAAAATCCGCGATTCCTTTCTCACGGAGGGGGCGCTCGCCTACGTGGTCAAGCCGTTTAATCGATTTTCTTTCGAGCCGGTGCGGCAGAAGCTGGTGCGCGTATTTCACCGCAACGTAGCGTAA
- a CDS encoding cellulose synthase operon protein YhjQ/BcsQ: MSFSANEMIAQPLHGRSNALTVAVSGAAAASREQILEALARVTEPRVAIVTANTEPPDEPAEMVIISLGEDEETWSLQIQDLARADGSQPAVIAAIGERSGDAVRKALRAGADDVFFLPAEPVDLSRCLVRVGETRRRADGRRATICALTSVAGGAGVSSLTAALGFALMRLGHQRVALVDLGLQCGALAALLDLNPEHTLSELVDPTTTVDSIRLEASLTAHPSGLYLLAAPKRVEESEMVSVNSVAAFLDLMRQLFDFILIDCGHHMSETLVAAWERSSRLLYVVEQSVTSVRPAQRFLEMFGRLALTGLEPEFILNRYAAANPFSIEKIEAALRRPLTAQIPRDDAAFLQFQIESADLAGIAGKSGGRDAVDNLARKLCGMPALPLAGSSSFLFSRLRSAFKSTRQPVPVAHPVEHHEREGALGTSL, from the coding sequence ATGAGTTTTTCAGCGAATGAGATGATTGCGCAGCCGCTCCACGGCCGCTCCAACGCCTTGACGGTGGCGGTTAGCGGTGCCGCCGCGGCCAGCCGAGAACAAATTCTCGAGGCGCTGGCGCGCGTCACCGAGCCGCGGGTCGCGATCGTCACGGCCAACACCGAGCCCCCGGACGAACCGGCGGAAATGGTGATAATATCCCTCGGCGAAGATGAGGAAACCTGGTCGCTGCAAATCCAGGACCTCGCCCGCGCCGACGGTTCGCAGCCAGCCGTGATTGCAGCTATCGGCGAACGTTCGGGCGACGCCGTGCGCAAGGCGCTGCGCGCCGGCGCCGACGATGTGTTCTTTCTACCTGCGGAACCTGTCGATCTTTCCCGCTGCTTGGTCCGGGTCGGCGAGACGCGCCGCCGCGCCGACGGACGGCGCGCGACGATTTGCGCCCTGACCAGTGTCGCCGGCGGGGCCGGCGTCAGCAGCCTTACCGCGGCGCTCGGCTTCGCACTGATGCGCCTCGGCCATCAGCGCGTCGCGCTGGTTGATCTCGGGTTGCAGTGTGGCGCGCTCGCCGCCCTCCTCGACCTCAACCCCGAGCACACCCTCAGTGAACTAGTCGACCCGACGACGACGGTCGATTCGATTCGGCTCGAGGCCTCGCTCACCGCTCATCCGTCAGGACTCTACCTGTTGGCCGCGCCCAAACGTGTCGAAGAGAGCGAAATGGTTTCGGTCAATAGCGTCGCCGCGTTCCTCGATCTGATGCGCCAGCTATTCGATTTTATCCTCATAGATTGCGGCCATCACATGAGCGAAACCCTGGTCGCTGCGTGGGAACGCTCCAGCCGCCTGCTCTACGTCGTCGAACAGTCCGTTACCAGCGTGCGGCCGGCGCAACGCTTTCTCGAGATGTTCGGCCGTCTGGCGTTGACCGGACTCGAGCCCGAGTTCATCCTCAATCGCTACGCCGCGGCGAATCCCTTTTCGATCGAGAAGATTGAAGCCGCCTTGCGCAGGCCACTCACCGCGCAGATTCCGCGCGACGACGCCGCCTTTTTGCAGTTTCAGATCGAAAGCGCCGACCTCGCCGGTATCGCCGGCAAGTCGGGCGGCCGCGATGCCGTCGATAACCTCGCACGCAAGCTCTGCGGGATGCCCGCGCTGCCCCTCGCCGGCTCATCCTCCTTCCTCTTCTCGCGTCTGCGTTCGGCCTTCAAATCGACGCGCCAACCCGTACCGGTCGCCCATCCCGTCGAGCATCACGAGCGCGAGGGCGCGCTCGGCACGAGCCTTTGA
- a CDS encoding CpaF family protein, with the protein MGLLDRLQSPGELRAGNQPSLYAEARGNSGAAGAGFLGELRVRVQARLVERIDATKLEEVGYGGLLERIGEVINELIAEDKILLTAADRDRLIDSITNDMLGLGPLEPLLQDNSISDILVNGCGDVWVERGGRLSRTEVRFRDDHHLMGIINRIVSRVGRRIDEASPMVDARLPDGSRVNAIIPPLALDGPGLSIRRFGGHSIHIGDLVRSKALTHEMADFLQQAVAARLNVVVCGGTGSGKTTLLNCISTFIPPDQRIITLEDAAELALQQPHVFRLETRPPNVEGKGEITMRDLFRNTLRMRPDRVIVGEVRGGEVLDMLQAMTTGHDGSMTTLHANSPRDALSRLELMMLLAGVALPERAMRQYIAGSLHLIVHAARLADGSRKVMRITEITGLEGSTVLTQDLFEFVQSGVAPNGKVIGQFRTTSARSNYAAKIEALGLNHESSSSTS; encoded by the coding sequence ATGGGACTCCTCGATCGCCTGCAATCGCCGGGGGAATTACGCGCTGGCAATCAGCCCTCGCTCTACGCGGAGGCGCGCGGCAATAGCGGCGCGGCGGGCGCCGGCTTCCTCGGCGAATTACGGGTTCGCGTTCAGGCGCGACTGGTGGAAAGGATCGACGCCACCAAACTCGAGGAGGTCGGCTATGGCGGCCTGCTCGAACGCATCGGCGAGGTCATCAATGAACTGATCGCCGAAGACAAGATTCTCCTGACTGCCGCCGACCGCGACCGCCTCATCGACTCCATCACCAACGACATGCTCGGCCTTGGGCCGCTCGAACCCCTGCTGCAGGACAATAGTATCTCCGACATCCTGGTCAACGGCTGCGGTGACGTCTGGGTCGAACGCGGCGGCCGCCTCTCACGTACCGAGGTCAGGTTTCGCGACGATCATCATCTGATGGGCATCATCAACCGGATCGTCTCGCGCGTCGGCCGCCGGATCGACGAAGCCTCACCGATGGTTGACGCCCGCCTACCCGACGGTTCGCGCGTTAACGCGATCATTCCGCCGCTTGCGCTCGACGGCCCGGGCCTGAGCATCCGGCGTTTCGGCGGCCACTCGATCCATATCGGGGATTTGGTGCGCAGCAAGGCTCTCACTCACGAGATGGCGGATTTCCTCCAGCAGGCGGTCGCCGCCCGCCTCAACGTCGTCGTCTGCGGCGGCACCGGCAGCGGCAAGACCACCCTGCTGAACTGCATCTCAACCTTTATCCCGCCCGACCAGAGAATCATCACGCTCGAAGACGCCGCCGAGCTCGCGCTTCAGCAGCCGCACGTCTTCCGGCTCGAAACCCGCCCGCCCAACGTCGAAGGCAAGGGCGAGATCACCATGCGCGACCTCTTTCGCAACACCCTCCGGATGCGTCCGGATCGCGTGATCGTTGGTGAAGTGCGCGGCGGCGAAGTGCTCGACATGCTCCAGGCGATGACCACCGGTCATGACGGCTCGATGACCACGCTGCACGCCAATAGCCCGCGCGACGCCCTCAGCCGCCTCGAATTGATGATGCTGCTGGCGGGCGTCGCGCTGCCGGAAAGGGCGATGCGCCAATATATCGCCGGCTCCCTGCACCTCATCGTCCACGCCGCGCGTCTCGCCGACGGCTCGCGCAAAGTGATGCGCATTACCGAGATCACCGGTCTCGAAGGCAGCACCGTCCTGACCCAGGACCTCTTCGAGTTCGTCCAGAGCGGCGTCGCTCCCAACGGCAAGGTCATCGGTCAGTTCCGCACCACCTCGGCGCGCTCCAACTATGCGGCCAAAATCGAAGCGCTCGGCCTCAATCATGAGTCTTCCTCGTCTACCTCATAA
- a CDS encoding type II secretion system F family protein encodes MEILVSSSLCVLLLVLGLGRYWNRRIEHQRAARNAGQRLSGTTILITPAGRDAPARVVREPNRLMRALARQLDGAGLTLEPWALLLAILVLFAAGTAIAWMRLPLDFAAACGAALATSPLVYLRFRRGRRLKTLSRQLPYVLEMLKSALGAGHTLMRGLQMAADNTAPPLAPELAMLVEQVQLGMRLPLAFEVMFHRIPIEELSFLAAAVGVQEETGSSLSEIIDRVTQSIRSRQRLADQIRTLTSQSRLSAMIVSALPAVILAAFSLLRPDYVNILFTDPLGNRLLEIAVVLDVVALLIMRRIAQVDF; translated from the coding sequence ATGGAAATCCTCGTATCAAGTTCGCTCTGCGTCCTCCTGCTCGTTCTCGGTCTCGGCCGCTACTGGAACCGGCGCATCGAGCATCAGCGCGCGGCGCGCAACGCGGGCCAACGTCTCTCGGGAACGACGATACTGATAACGCCCGCGGGCCGCGACGCGCCCGCGCGCGTCGTCCGCGAGCCGAACCGTCTGATGCGCGCGCTCGCGCGGCAACTCGACGGCGCCGGGCTTACGCTCGAACCGTGGGCTTTACTGCTCGCGATCCTCGTGCTTTTCGCCGCCGGTACTGCCATCGCCTGGATGCGGCTGCCACTGGATTTCGCTGCCGCGTGTGGCGCCGCGCTAGCCACATCGCCTCTCGTTTACCTCAGGTTTAGGCGCGGCCGGCGCCTGAAAACTCTCAGCCGCCAGCTCCCCTATGTGCTCGAAATGCTGAAGTCCGCGCTCGGCGCCGGCCACACCCTGATGCGCGGCCTGCAGATGGCCGCCGACAATACCGCCCCGCCGCTGGCTCCCGAGCTCGCGATGCTGGTCGAGCAGGTCCAGCTTGGGATGCGCCTGCCGCTCGCCTTCGAAGTGATGTTCCACCGTATCCCGATTGAAGAACTGAGCTTTCTCGCTGCCGCGGTCGGCGTTCAGGAAGAGACCGGCAGCAGCCTCTCGGAGATCATCGATCGCGTCACACAAAGTATTCGTAGTCGCCAGCGTTTGGCCGACCAGATCAGGACCCTGACCTCGCAATCCCGCTTGAGCGCGATGATTGTATCGGCCCTGCCCGCAGTGATTCTCGCAGCTTTTTCACTCCTGCGGCCGGACTACGTCAACATTCTCTTTACCGATCCGCTGGGCAACCGGCTGCTCGAGATCGCAGTCGTGCTGGACGTTGTAGCGCTTTTGATCATGCGCCGCATCGCACAAGTAGATTTTTAG